A single genomic interval of Natronoarchaeum philippinense harbors:
- a CDS encoding ABC transporter substrate-binding protein, translating to MSLDNDSPVSSINRRRLLQGMGAAGAVSVAGCFGGNDDSNDDDGPDIEQALQREEVDVSNIEEGGTFRAAIASGPDSFDYPYSSSAHATILMNLIYEGMTASDSDGQIYSWLAESYEQVDVQERSLTDYEDYMITAEYNSDGIPQLDRQIVISHPDNDPSSGEGQFLTVDESPDAVADGVYGMHYRFDLHQGVEFHNGEELTADNVISSYGRVENSDLSGQLFDSLLHIEAEDDYTVHLYAQVPDASAIRELGGWPIFPSETVDLPAGEMDPRSGNTPLGTGPFALEEFEAGSYVTYSRNENYWFDTEMKDWFDGPSEFPNGPVVDEVDVRFVSEDSSRVAAVRNGEIDMTYDLPANTLTDFLTTDGYRTAAARGAGYTFMQYPVTVAPFDNQDVRHAINHLIPRQQISDNIFSGWEAPAWVPMPPIAASKGTTDYDQLTEDLKPTNEYNPDRAEELVNNADVETPIDVTIRTNADDDDRVKSAELMVQAMNRTDVFNANVATESDINALVVQALDPSFHEEGEIVLVGLSAGFNPHGYAKAVHHPDNFAQCCNFQDINDEELNQLLASARYGTDVAQDADLRRQRYDEVWNRVVELNANSYTTHSMTVAVLGGEVNGFNTYPSTQDILGYGLFTPMDQQVTYVSRD from the coding sequence ATGTCGCTCGACAACGACAGTCCCGTATCGAGTATCAATCGCCGTCGACTCCTCCAAGGAATGGGTGCAGCCGGTGCTGTCAGCGTCGCTGGCTGTTTCGGAGGCAACGACGACAGTAATGACGACGACGGGCCTGACATCGAACAAGCCCTGCAGCGGGAGGAAGTAGACGTTAGCAACATCGAGGAAGGGGGGACCTTCCGAGCCGCGATCGCGTCCGGGCCGGACTCGTTCGACTATCCGTACAGTAGTTCTGCCCACGCAACGATTCTGATGAATCTCATCTACGAGGGGATGACCGCGTCCGACAGCGACGGGCAGATCTACTCGTGGCTCGCGGAGTCGTACGAGCAGGTCGACGTGCAGGAACGCTCGTTGACCGACTACGAGGACTACATGATCACGGCCGAGTACAACTCCGACGGCATTCCGCAACTCGACCGCCAGATCGTCATCTCCCATCCCGACAACGATCCCTCTTCCGGAGAAGGACAGTTCCTCACTGTCGACGAGAGTCCCGACGCCGTCGCCGACGGCGTCTACGGGATGCACTACCGGTTCGATCTGCATCAGGGCGTCGAGTTCCACAACGGCGAGGAACTGACCGCTGACAACGTGATCAGCTCCTACGGCCGCGTCGAGAACTCCGATCTCTCGGGGCAACTGTTCGACTCGCTGCTCCACATCGAGGCGGAGGACGATTACACGGTTCACCTCTACGCGCAGGTGCCCGACGCGAGCGCGATCCGCGAACTCGGTGGCTGGCCGATCTTCCCCTCCGAGACCGTCGATCTACCGGCCGGCGAGATGGACCCCCGAAGCGGCAACACCCCGCTCGGAACGGGACCCTTTGCTCTCGAAGAGTTCGAGGCCGGGAGCTACGTCACGTACTCGCGCAACGAGAACTACTGGTTCGACACGGAAATGAAAGACTGGTTCGACGGCCCCTCCGAGTTCCCGAACGGACCGGTCGTCGACGAGGTCGACGTTCGGTTCGTCTCCGAGGACTCCTCGCGCGTGGCCGCGGTCAGAAACGGGGAGATCGACATGACCTACGATCTGCCCGCCAACACGCTGACTGACTTCCTGACCACCGATGGCTATCGGACCGCCGCTGCGCGAGGTGCCGGATACACGTTCATGCAGTACCCGGTTACGGTTGCTCCCTTCGACAACCAAGATGTTCGCCACGCGATCAACCACCTCATCCCGCGTCAGCAGATCTCCGACAACATCTTCTCGGGCTGGGAAGCCCCGGCGTGGGTTCCGATGCCGCCGATTGCCGCCAGCAAGGGGACGACCGACTACGACCAACTCACCGAGGATCTCAAGCCCACCAACGAGTACAACCCCGACCGGGCGGAGGAACTGGTCAACAACGCCGATGTCGAGACGCCGATCGACGTGACGATTCGGACCAACGCCGACGACGACGACCGCGTCAAAAGCGCCGAGCTGATGGTGCAGGCGATGAACCGGACCGACGTCTTCAACGCCAACGTGGCGACCGAGTCCGACATCAACGCACTGGTCGTGCAGGCGCTGGATCCCTCGTTCCACGAGGAGGGCGAAATCGTGCTCGTCGGCCTGTCTGCCGGCTTTAACCCCCACGGGTACGCAAAAGCCGTTCACCACCCCGACAACTTCGCGCAGTGTTGTAACTTCCAAGACATCAACGACGAGGAGCTCAACCAGCTGCTCGCGTCAGCCCGGTACGGGACTGATGTGGCACAGGATGCCGACCTTCGACGTCAGCGCTACGACGAGGTCTGGAATCGCGTCGTCGAACTCAACGCCAACTCCTACACCACCCACAGCATGACCGTCGCCGTGCTTGGCGGGGAGGTCAATGGATTCAACACGTATCCGAGCACGCAGGACATCCTCGGGTACGGGCTGTTCACGCCGATGGACCAACAGGTCACCTACGTCAGCCGCGACTAA
- a CDS encoding ABC transporter permease — protein MSLRRFILKRVLLTVPILLGVSVITFAMVHLTPGDPVDLMVAMNPDISPAEKARLREQYGLNDPIWVQYFSWLTDALQGDFGQVIRSNREVSKIVASRIPATIVLGLFGWVFALLIAIPTGIYAAVRKDQLGDHVSRFAALSGISIPNFWLGLMLILIGSIVLGLWPVLPPREPLYHPEMLWYLLLPGITIGTASASTLMRIMRSSMAEELNKEYVTAAKAKGLPQRTVILKHVLRNSLISVTTVAAFLTANIVAGSVVVEVVFSWPGLGKEFVDAIISREVNLILAITLFTGAAIVLANLLADIVYAMLDPRIRYD, from the coding sequence ATGAGTCTTCGACGGTTCATACTGAAACGCGTGCTGTTGACCGTACCGATACTGCTCGGTGTGTCGGTGATCACCTTCGCGATGGTCCATCTAACGCCGGGCGATCCGGTCGACCTGATGGTCGCAATGAATCCCGACATCTCGCCGGCCGAGAAGGCGCGTCTCCGCGAGCAGTACGGGCTCAACGATCCCATCTGGGTCCAGTACTTCTCGTGGTTAACCGACGCGCTGCAGGGCGACTTCGGGCAGGTCATCCGGAGCAACCGCGAGGTCAGCAAGATCGTCGCCTCTCGGATCCCCGCAACGATCGTGCTCGGTCTGTTCGGATGGGTGTTCGCGCTGCTGATCGCAATCCCGACCGGTATCTACGCCGCAGTACGAAAAGATCAGCTCGGTGACCACGTGAGCCGCTTCGCGGCGCTGTCGGGCATCTCGATCCCGAACTTCTGGCTCGGACTGATGCTCATCTTGATCGGCTCGATCGTGCTCGGACTCTGGCCCGTGTTGCCGCCACGAGAGCCGCTGTACCACCCCGAGATGCTGTGGTACCTACTGTTGCCCGGCATCACGATCGGGACGGCGTCGGCGTCGACGCTCATGCGCATCATGCGCTCGTCGATGGCCGAGGAACTGAACAAGGAGTACGTCACTGCGGCGAAGGCCAAAGGCCTTCCTCAGCGAACCGTGATTCTCAAGCACGTGCTCCGGAACTCCCTGATCTCGGTTACGACCGTGGCCGCCTTCCTCACTGCGAATATCGTGGCCGGTTCGGTCGTCGTCGAGGTCGTGTTCAGCTGGCCCGGACTCGGCAAGGAGTTCGTCGATGCGATTATCTCCCGTGAGGTGAATCTCATCTTGGCAATCACGCTGTTTACCGGCGCAGCGATCGTGCTGGCAAACCTGCTCGCCGACATCGTCTACGCGATGCTCGACCCGCGAATCAGATACGACTAA
- a CDS encoding ABC transporter permease has protein sequence MSTERGRIQISGFDPARVEDRERLSDWTEDTGGETEGRWRRAWKRFRRNRTAMLGLGVVLVMSLMTFFARPMSVAGVTIQPLSLAPYDPEAILYLEPGVDAGRYDPPSMAHPMGTDASGRDMLSRIMVGGRYSISIGFVVVVITGTFGMIYGSIAGYYGGWVDEVMMRFVDTVFAFPGLMLAMVLVAMLGGGYWQLVAAFAIPGWAIYARLIRGEILKVKQEEYVMAAKALGARDRSVIFKHVAPNAVAPLIVQASLSVGTVVIGVAALGFLGIGFPPGTPEWGTMLDQTRETIIQGPGGSIPWWATVFPGGAIFIFVMAMNMIGDGINDALDAQETTVSQQGGG, from the coding sequence ATGTCTACAGAACGAGGACGAATTCAGATCTCCGGGTTCGACCCGGCCCGCGTAGAGGACCGCGAACGCCTATCCGACTGGACCGAAGACACCGGCGGCGAGACCGAAGGCCGCTGGCGACGCGCTTGGAAGCGATTCAGGCGCAATCGGACGGCGATGCTCGGGCTCGGCGTCGTCCTAGTGATGTCGCTGATGACGTTTTTCGCCCGCCCGATGTCGGTCGCTGGTGTCACGATTCAGCCGCTCTCGCTGGCGCCGTACGATCCCGAGGCGATTCTCTATCTCGAACCTGGCGTCGACGCGGGACGGTACGACCCGCCGTCGATGGCCCATCCGATGGGCACCGACGCGTCCGGTCGGGACATGCTCTCCCGGATCATGGTCGGCGGTCGGTACAGCATCTCGATCGGTTTCGTCGTGGTGGTCATCACCGGCACGTTCGGGATGATCTACGGCAGCATCGCAGGCTACTACGGCGGCTGGGTCGACGAAGTGATGATGCGCTTTGTCGACACCGTGTTCGCGTTCCCCGGCCTGATGCTTGCGATGGTGCTGGTCGCCATGCTCGGCGGGGGCTACTGGCAACTCGTCGCGGCGTTTGCGATCCCCGGCTGGGCGATCTACGCGCGACTCATCCGCGGTGAGATACTGAAAGTCAAACAGGAAGAGTACGTGATGGCGGCCAAGGCGCTCGGCGCACGGGATCGGTCGGTGATCTTCAAGCACGTCGCGCCCAACGCCGTCGCGCCCCTGATCGTACAGGCGTCGCTGTCGGTCGGCACCGTCGTCATCGGCGTGGCCGCGCTTGGCTTCCTCGGCATCGGCTTCCCGCCGGGAACGCCCGAGTGGGGAACGATGCTCGACCAGACCCGCGAGACGATCATTCAGGGTCCCGGCGGCTCGATCCCGTGGTGGGCGACCGTCTTCCCCGGCGGAGCGATCTTCATATTCGTGATGGCGATGAACATGATCGGTGACGGAATCAACGACGCGCTGGACGCACAGGAGACCACTGTCAGCCAGCAGGGAGGTGGGTGA
- a CDS encoding ABC transporter ATP-binding protein, with protein MSLLEVNDLTVKFYTQEGVVDAVDGLSYCIERGEKFGVVGESGAGKSVTALSLMRLIENPGQIESGEILFKGDDLLEMSEEEIQSIRGNEIAMIFQDAQTALNPVYPVGEQIAEAVRHHLDYDEEAARDRTIQLLDQVGIPEAETRYSDYPHQFSGGMQQRAVIAMALSCDPDLLLCDEPTTALDVTIEAQILELLEELAEETDTAIQLITHDLGVIADICDRVMVMYAGKPVEKAPVEELYYDPKHPYTVGLMSSIPRLGDTRERLQTIPGTMPDLVDLPPGCSFHPRCPFAEEACTRKEPPLLDPETGEEVSDEAAPHAAACLEYSGDLTEGLDYEVDVSGTAVASEVPQAGGDSND; from the coding sequence GTGTCCCTGCTCGAAGTCAACGACCTGACGGTGAAGTTCTACACGCAGGAGGGCGTCGTCGACGCCGTCGACGGCCTCTCGTACTGCATCGAGCGGGGCGAGAAGTTCGGCGTGGTCGGGGAAAGCGGCGCCGGCAAGAGCGTGACTGCGCTCTCGCTGATGCGCCTCATCGAGAACCCCGGACAGATCGAGAGCGGCGAGATTCTGTTCAAGGGCGACGACCTCTTGGAGATGAGCGAGGAGGAGATCCAGTCGATCCGCGGCAACGAGATCGCGATGATCTTCCAAGACGCTCAGACGGCGCTCAACCCCGTCTATCCCGTCGGCGAGCAGATCGCCGAGGCCGTCCGACACCACCTCGACTACGACGAGGAGGCCGCCCGCGATCGAACGATTCAACTGCTCGATCAGGTGGGGATCCCGGAAGCCGAAACCCGCTACTCCGATTACCCCCACCAGTTCAGCGGCGGGATGCAACAGCGCGCCGTCATTGCGATGGCGCTGTCCTGTGATCCCGACCTGCTGCTCTGTGACGAGCCGACGACCGCACTCGACGTCACGATCGAGGCGCAGATCCTCGAACTCCTCGAGGAACTGGCCGAGGAGACCGACACCGCGATCCAACTGATCACCCACGACCTCGGCGTCATCGCGGACATCTGCGATCGCGTGATGGTGATGTACGCCGGCAAACCCGTCGAGAAGGCGCCCGTCGAAGAGCTGTACTACGACCCGAAACATCCCTACACCGTTGGACTAATGAGTTCGATCCCACGATTGGGCGACACCCGAGAGCGTCTGCAGACGATCCCGGGAACCATGCCGGATCTGGTCGATCTGCCGCCGGGGTGTAGCTTCCACCCGCGATGCCCCTTCGCCGAGGAGGCGTGTACTCGCAAGGAGCCGCCGCTGCTCGACCCCGAAACCGGCGAGGAGGTGTCCGACGAGGCGGCGCCCCACGCGGCCGCCTGTCTGGAGTACAGCGGTGACCTCACTGAAGGGCTCGACTACGAGGTCGACGTGAGCGGCACCGCCGTCGCATCCGAAGTTCCGCAGGCGGGAGGTGATTCCAATGACTGA